CGTGAACTGGACGTCACGGCGGCGCGTTTGGTCGAGGACGGCCTGGCCGCCTGGAGCGGCGGCGACGACGCCGACCGCGCCCTGATCGTCCGAGGCCGGGCCAACCTGCTGGCCGACGCCAGCGCCCGAGAGGATCTGGAGCGCGTGCGGCGGCTGTTCGACGACCTGGAGCAGAAGGGCCAACTGATCGGCCTGCTGGACGACGTCCGCTCGGCGGAAGGCGTGCGCATTTTCATCGGGGCCGAAACGCGACTCTTTTCGCTTTCGGGTTCCTCCCTGATCGCGGCGCCCTATATGACGGGCCGACAGAAGGTGCTGGGGGCGATCGGCGTGATCGGCCCCACCCGCTTAAACTATGCCCGGGTGATCCCGCTGGTGGACTATACCGCCCGCGTGCTCGGCCGGATGATGGACGGATGAGGACGAGATGACCGACGAAACGACGCCGGCCGAGGACGTGGCCTTCGAAACCCCCAATGGCTCTTGGGAGGACGCGTCGCAGGAAATCGAGGCGCTGAAGCTGGAAGTGGCGGCGCTGAAGGATCAGGCGCTGCGCTTCGCCGCCGAGGCCGAGAACACCAAGCGCCGCGCCGAGCGCGAGATGAACGACGCGCGCGCCTACGCCATCCAGAAGTTCGCCCGCGACCTGCTGGGCGTGGCCGACAACCTGTCGCGCGCCACCGCCCACAGCCCCCGCGAGTCGCAGGATGCGGCGGTCAGCAACTTCATCATCGGCGTCGAGATGACCGAGAAGGAACTGCTGTCGGCGTTTGAGCGCAACGGCCTCAAGCAGATCGCGCCGGGCAAGGGCGAGAAGTTCGATCCCCACCTGCACCAGGCGGTGATGGAGCAGCCCTCGGACGAGGTCGCCGCCGGCGGCGTCATCCAGGTGCTGCAGACCGGCTACGAGCTGATGGGCCGCCTGGTCCGCCCGGCCATGGTCGCCGTGGCCGCCAAGGGCTCCAGGGGCCCAGGCGCCCCGGC
The window above is part of the Caulobacter soli genome. Proteins encoded here:
- the grpE gene encoding nucleotide exchange factor GrpE: MTDETTPAEDVAFETPNGSWEDASQEIEALKLEVAALKDQALRFAAEAENTKRRAEREMNDARAYAIQKFARDLLGVADNLSRATAHSPRESQDAAVSNFIIGVEMTEKELLSAFERNGLKQIAPGKGEKFDPHLHQAVMEQPSDEVAAGGVIQVLQTGYELMGRLVRPAMVAVAAKGSRGPGAPAEPAAGANPYASNGDASGGAFDTKA